The Helianthus annuus cultivar XRQ/B chromosome 16, HanXRQr2.0-SUNRISE, whole genome shotgun sequence genome includes a window with the following:
- the LOC110919756 gene encoding uncharacterized protein LOC110919756: MGKGDEYRPPDSISGKWTNINKKCTNFQTVYQRTFAGWKSGSKDEDITQAALVEYTDANGHFPYLRCWQILRHSPKWANISTPSGRSGNKRPSKRSKTNESGEPETPTSDAQNTEVNEDIPDDEPVEELSRPPGRRSRAKKPESSSMSMGTDMSNAFSEINKRLQDIYELGTKRMEENREVTEIMRDRQWAHDFEFYSKPHDHLTGKALKMALAQKERIEKKYNI, translated from the coding sequence ATGGGTAAAGGAGATGAATACCGCCCACCGGACTCTATATCGGGCAAGTGGACCAATATAAACAAAAAATGCACGAACTTTCAAACCGTGTACCAACGCACTTTTGCCGGATGGAAAAGTGGAAGCAAGGACGAAGACATTACGCAAGCGGCTTTGGTCGAGTATACGGATGCTAATGGCCATTTCCCGTATCTAAGGTGTTGGCAAATCCTTCGCCATAGCCCCAAATGGGCCAACATCTCTACTCCGAGTGGTCGGTCGGGAAATAAACGGCCGTCAAAGAGGTCCAAAACAAACGAGTCGGGTGAACCCGAAACGCCAACCTCCGACGCTCAAAACACCGAGGTGAACGAGGATATTCCGGATGACGAGCCAGTGGAAGAGCTATCAAGACCGCCCGGAAGAAGAAGCCGGGCGAAAAAGCCCGAGTCGTCGTCGATGTCTATGGGAACGGATATGAGTAACGCATTTTCGGAGATAAACAAGCGACTTCAAGACATATACGAACTCGGTACTAAACGTATGGAGGAGAACCGCGAAGTTACGGAGATTATGCGGGATAGACAATGGGCTCACGACTTTGAGTTCTACTCGAAACCGCACGACCACTTAACGGGAAAAGCTTTGAAAATGGCGTTGGCACAAAAGGAGcggattgaaaaaaaatataacatttga
- the LOC110916871 gene encoding uncharacterized protein LOC110916871 yields the protein MKNTIRCCISCILPCGALDVIRIVHSNGYVEEISGTIRAEEIMKLHPKHVLKKPSSPSYTDEGTVTCPKIIILPPEAQLKRGKIYFLMPVPPSSLPEKTRSKSSSTTKKKKSSHSNNIGNDSENNNLLTNLLVSDRYLTEILSEKVKDRRRGRVGVWRPHLESISEATSDV from the coding sequence ATGAAGAACACCATAAGATGTTGTATTTCATGCATTCTTCCTTGTGGAGCACTTGATGTAATTCGGATCGTACACTCAAATGGATATGTGGAAGAAATAAGTGGGACAATACGCGCTGAGGAGATCATGAAGCTACACCCTAAGCACGTACTCAAAAAACCCTCTTCTCCGTCCTACACCGATGAAGGGACAGTTACTTGTCCAAAGATCATCATATTGCCACCTGAAGCTCAACTTAAGCGTGGCAAGATTTATTTCCTTATGCCAGTTCCTCCTTCTTCCTTGCCTGAAAAGACTCGTTCTAAGTCGTCTTCAActacaaagaagaaaaagagTAGCCATAGTAATAATATTGGAAACGATAGCGAAAATAACAATTTATTAACGAATCTTCTTGTCTCGGATCGCTACTTGACTGAGATTTTATCAGAAAAGGTAAAGGATCGAAGGAGAGGGCGTGTTGGCGTGTGGAGGCCGCATTTAGAGAGCATTTCTGAGGCTACAAGTGATGTGTGA
- the LOC110919757 gene encoding uncharacterized protein LOC110919757, with protein sequence MAVLELLGPAEDQAESVEHLVCKCTLSKSIWWNILAWVKLPVDVEFGSCKEAIGRKGSKVWKKVINLIFQSIMWHIWKARNEKEFNGVLLSGNVVVEDIKADAYLWLKSRSKFDKLDWGRWADFNVRDVIS encoded by the exons ATGGCCGTTTTGGAATTGTTGGGTCCCGCCGAAG ACCAAGCCGAATCGGTTGAGCATCTGGTGTGTAAGTGCACTTTGTCGAAGTCCATCTGGTGGAATATATTGGCTTGGGTCAAGCTGCCAGTTGATGTGGAGTTTGGTTCATGCAAGGAAGCTATAGGAAGGAAAGGATCTAAGGTTTGGAAGAAGGTTATCAATCTTATTTTTCAATCAATCATGTGGCATATTTGGAAGGCTCGCAATGAGAAGGAGTTTAATGGGGTGCTGTTATCCGGGAATGTGGTGGTGGAGGATATTAAAGCTGATGCGTATCTTTGGTTAAAAAGTCGGTCTAAGTTTGATAAGCTGGATTGGGGTAGATGGGCGGACTTTAATGTTAGAGACGTTATTTCTTAG
- the LOC118488262 gene encoding uncharacterized protein LOC118488262: MTALRQMSSEEREDLIVGKKPKEKRKERDNQNDDGLDQPYLPRDLAEVSKFTRRIAEAPMPPKTKLPPNFDRYDGTRDPEDHLHAFRGAGQLGRWPMPVWCHMFVQTLTEGARLWFDSLPPGGGVNSYEELSEKFLRNFGQQRKVVKNPNEILHIRQRDNERIDQYMERFVKESMNIKDVPEVMKISSFINGLKHAQLCEKLGEEFPHSFDNLMDRVRAFVRGKHTVSKAKETDVTPRKVTPAANPPDKGTPYSRKPTFDRMLDDRARPSYSPYRPRGRGPPPYSDNFTPLTKTPSEILATERVKNSFPRPPPIKPGPKAQPNEYCDFHKGFGRKTDDCMYLKREIEAAVKTGRLAHLVKEIKEGGGDRKGRDVREPGRADVDMIRRRNEFDTTRSVKARILGSPDCMKVPILMPHLEENEVQRLPLNISAIIAGHKVSRIHVDGGSGVEVIYEHCFLRFDRDVIDRLEEDSIPLVGFNNSVSHPLGKIRLPFTVGVGDRVRTINLTFIVVRTPSKYNAILGRPGIGGLQAQASTPHGALVFQTPKGLAWVKSAYEVISSVSEGEASERPRKEGIEEWVLCDRFPEQTIKVGSHLSDKCKSALKELLLLNIDVFAFQHGDMIGIPRSLTEHRLNTYTWAKPVR; encoded by the coding sequence ATGACTGCCCTTAGACAAATGTCTTCAGAAGAAAGGGAAGATCTCATCGTAGGAAAAAAGCCAAAGGAGAAGAGAAAGGAAAGGGATAACCAAAATGATGATGGCCTGGATCAACCCTATCTACCACGCGATTTAGCTGAGGTCTCAAAGTTCACACGGAGAATTGCAGAAGCACCGATGCCCCCCAAGACAAAGCTACCCCCAAACTTTGACCGTTATGACGGGACAAGAGACCCCGAAGATCACCTCCATGCCTTCAGGGGAGCGGGACAACTGGGGCGATGGCCCATGCCTGTATGGTGCCACATGTTTGTACAAACTTTAACGGAGGGAGCCCGActctggtttgacagccttcccCCGGGGGGGGGGGTCAACAGTTACGAGGAGCTAAGCGAGAAATTTCTCAGGAACTTTGGTCAGCAAAGAAAGGTGGTCAAAAATCCAAATGAGATCCTACACATAAGGCAGAGGGACAACGAACGAATCGACCAGTATATGGAGAGGTTTGTCAAAGAGAGCATGAACATCAAAGATGTCCCGGAGGTCATGAAGATCAGCAGTTTCATAAACGGGCTAAAGCATGCACAACTATGTGAGAAACTGGGAGAGGAGTTCCCTCACTCGTTCGATAACCTCATGGACAGGGTCAGAGCCTTTGTCAGAGGAAAACACACAGTCAGCAAAGCCAAGGAGACGGACGTCACGCCTCGAAAGGTCACCCCAGCTGCAAATCCTCCTGACAAAGGTACACCTTATTCTAGAAAACCCACTTTTGATAGAATGTTGGACGACAGAGCAAGGCCTTCATACTCCCCATATAGACCTCGGGGGAGAGGTCCCCCTCCTTACTCTGATAATTTCACCCCTCTCACCAAAACCCCCAGCGAGATACTGGCCACTGAGAGGGTAAAGAACTCCTTCCCAAGGCCACCACCCATAAAACCTGGGCCAAAGGCACAACCAAACGAGTATTGCGACTTCCACAAAGGCTTTGGGCGTAAAACTGATGACTGCATGTATTTGAAGAGAGAGATAGAGGCTGCAGTGAAAACGGGAAGGCTGGCCCACTTGGTTAAGGAAATCAAGGAGGGGGGAGGGGATCGCAAGGGAAGAGATGTAAGGGAGCCTGGGAGGGCAGATGTGGATATGATTAGAAGGAGGAATGAATTCGATACCACCCGGAGTGTAAAGGCCAGAATTCTGGGCTCCCCTGACTGCATGAAAGTTCCCATCCTTATGCCACACTTGGAAGAAAACGAAGTGCAACGACTTCCCCTCAACATCTCAGCCATAATAGCTGGCCACAAAGTGTCCCGAATACATGTGGACGGAGGATCCGGTGTTGAAGTAATATACGAGCATTGTTTCCTCAGATTTGACAGAGATGTAATAGATCGGCTTGAGGAAGACTCCATCCCTTTAGTGGGATTCAACAACAGTGTATCGCACCCCCTCGGAAAAATCAGGCTCCCATTCACAGTTGGGGTAGGGGATCGGGTTCGAACAATAAACCTGACCTTCATAGTGGTTCGGACACCCTCAAAGTACAACGCAATCTTAGGAAGACCTGGAATCGGGGGCCTACAAGCACAGGCATCCACCCCTCACGGAGCTTTAGTGTTTCAAACACCGAAGGGTTTAGCCTGGGTAAAGTCCGCTTATGAAGTAATTTCCTCCGTATCCGAAGGAGAAGCATCTGAGAGGCCCCGGAAAGAGGGAATAGAGGAGTGGGTCCTTTGCGATAGATTCCCAGAACAAACGATCAAAGTAGGAAGTCACTTAAGTGACAAATGCAAGAGTGCCCTAAAGGAGCTGCTTCTCCTCAATATAGATGTGTTTGCATTCCAACACGGAGACATGATAGGAATCCCCAGGAGCCTAACCGAACACCGACTCAACACCTACACATGGGCGAAACCAGTAAGATAG